The Caldicoprobacter guelmensis genome includes a region encoding these proteins:
- a CDS encoding extracellular solute-binding protein, with amino-acid sequence MNIAKKKTTIILVVLAIMVLTLCLPNLTLAKKVNMLSVVKADDSERVRLSDLLQAISEYSDENDYDQYLKTYSNSNRPNRTIRIEGEEYIETKGGNFEIVDNYMGLNEEAVLTPESGTISWKIRIEEAGLYNIRIHYFPVEGKSAAIERAILINGKTPFKEAELVLFDRVWGNRDAEIKRDDRGNDLRPLQVEKPTWILAPIVDKTSYYEEPYLFYFDKGDQIISLVSLREPMAIDYIELYREEQIKTYEQVKKTYEEEGLKPTQNHLIMVQAESAIAKSSPTLYPISDRSSPSVIPYHVSKIRMNAIGGYNWRLPGQWIEWKVEVPEDGLYCIALKRKQDQLRGIYATRSLMIDGKYPFEEMKRIRFNFNRQWQMDVLGDEEPYLFYLTKGTHRIRLIVTLGDIAPLIKIIENSVLKLNEVYRKVVMITSTNPDPYRDYQLEKRIPNLLETLSEQAEIIQKVADYLLQLTGEKSDKVVPLYNLVTQLQDIVKRPETLPRRLDTFKVNVGALGTWLLTVKEQPLTLDYLIVFSPGQKLPNAEASFWQRLKHEIGSYFASYVEDYSIVGNVGETDRSITVWITTGRDQAQTIKAMIDDTFTPEKNISVKLRLVPSNILLPATLAGQGPDVAMQVGEDIPVNYGMRNAVVDLTQFEDFEEVASRFHESALLPYRYEGGVYGLPEQQVFPVLFYRKDILEELDLEPPKTWDEVYYMIAVLKKHNLDFYLPVDMSAYAILLYQNGGEFYADGGKRSALDSEIAIDVFRRWTQFYTNYKLPLQADFVNRFRTGEIPIGIAPYNTYNTLVVFAPEIKGLWDFTVVPGTVQSDGTVRHDVASSTSAIVMIKNTKDKEAAWEFMKWWTDKETQVRFGREMEALMGEAARYPTANVEALEELPWPVKDYQNLKEQWKWVRGIPQVPGGYFTGRHLDNAFRKVVNSGENYREALLDHVIYINDEIKIKRQEFNLPY; translated from the coding sequence ATGAACATTGCAAAGAAAAAAACCACAATAATATTGGTTGTGCTCGCGATAATGGTTTTAACGTTGTGTTTACCTAATTTAACGTTAGCCAAGAAGGTTAATATGCTGTCAGTAGTAAAAGCAGACGACTCTGAGAGGGTACGGTTGTCTGATTTGTTGCAGGCAATTTCCGAATACTCTGATGAAAATGACTACGATCAATATTTGAAAACATATTCTAATTCTAATAGACCGAATCGCACTATAAGAATTGAAGGAGAGGAATATATAGAAACAAAGGGTGGCAATTTTGAAATTGTAGATAATTATATGGGGCTTAATGAAGAAGCTGTTTTGACTCCCGAGAGTGGTACTATTAGTTGGAAGATAAGAATTGAAGAAGCAGGGCTGTATAATATACGCATTCATTATTTCCCGGTTGAGGGGAAGAGTGCGGCTATAGAGAGGGCAATATTAATTAATGGTAAGACACCATTCAAAGAGGCAGAGTTAGTATTGTTTGATCGAGTATGGGGCAATCGTGATGCGGAAATCAAGAGAGATGACAGAGGAAACGACTTACGCCCACTTCAAGTTGAAAAGCCGACATGGATATTAGCGCCAATAGTGGACAAAACGAGTTACTATGAGGAGCCATATTTGTTCTATTTTGATAAAGGAGATCAAATTATTTCCTTAGTCTCTCTAAGGGAGCCTATGGCTATAGACTATATTGAGTTGTATAGAGAAGAACAAATAAAAACTTATGAGCAAGTTAAAAAGACTTATGAAGAGGAAGGATTAAAGCCTACGCAGAATCATTTAATAATGGTTCAAGCAGAGTCAGCAATCGCTAAATCTTCACCAACGCTTTATCCTATATCAGATAGGTCTAGTCCTTCAGTCATCCCTTATCATGTGTCTAAGATCAGAATGAATGCAATTGGAGGTTATAACTGGAGGTTACCTGGACAGTGGATAGAGTGGAAAGTTGAGGTTCCGGAGGATGGCTTGTATTGTATTGCATTAAAGCGCAAACAGGATCAGCTTCGTGGAATATATGCCACCCGTAGCCTCATGATAGATGGTAAATATCCATTTGAGGAAATGAAACGGATTCGATTCAATTTTAATCGCCAATGGCAAATGGATGTGCTGGGTGATGAGGAGCCTTATTTGTTTTACCTTACAAAAGGAACTCATCGAATACGTTTAATCGTTACATTGGGGGATATAGCGCCGCTTATCAAAATAATAGAAAACAGCGTGTTAAAGTTAAATGAAGTGTATAGAAAGGTTGTCATGATTACATCAACCAATCCTGACCCATACCGTGATTATCAGTTAGAAAAGCGGATACCTAATTTGTTAGAAACATTAAGTGAACAAGCTGAAATAATTCAAAAAGTAGCAGACTATTTGTTGCAATTGACCGGTGAAAAAAGTGATAAAGTTGTGCCTCTTTATAACCTTGTAACTCAATTACAGGACATAGTCAAGCGACCTGAGACTTTGCCGCGGAGGTTGGATACTTTTAAAGTAAATGTAGGTGCGTTGGGGACATGGCTTCTTACTGTCAAAGAGCAACCGTTGACTCTTGATTACTTGATTGTGTTCTCACCAGGTCAAAAACTTCCAAATGCAGAAGCAAGTTTCTGGCAGAGGCTAAAACATGAAATAGGTTCGTATTTTGCATCATATGTTGAGGATTATTCTATTGTTGGCAACGTTGGAGAAACTGATAGATCCATTACAGTATGGATCACAACCGGTCGTGATCAGGCTCAGACGATAAAAGCGATGATTGACGATACATTTACACCAGAAAAAAATATCTCGGTAAAATTGAGGTTAGTGCCTAGTAACATCTTGTTGCCAGCCACATTAGCAGGCCAAGGGCCGGATGTGGCAATGCAGGTTGGTGAGGACATACCGGTTAATTATGGTATGAGAAATGCGGTAGTAGATTTAACACAATTTGAGGATTTTGAAGAAGTGGCAAGTCGATTTCATGAAAGTGCACTACTGCCCTATAGATATGAAGGAGGAGTGTATGGCTTACCTGAGCAACAGGTATTTCCGGTGTTATTCTACAGAAAAGATATTCTTGAAGAGTTAGACTTGGAACCTCCTAAAACATGGGATGAGGTTTATTACATGATTGCTGTACTGAAAAAGCATAATCTGGATTTTTATCTGCCAGTTGATATGTCGGCTTATGCAATATTGTTGTATCAAAATGGGGGCGAGTTTTACGCTGATGGTGGAAAGAGAAGTGCCCTGGATTCTGAAATCGCAATTGACGTATTTAGAAGATGGACGCAGTTTTACACAAACTATAAATTGCCATTACAAGCCGATTTTGTTAACCGATTTAGGACTGGTGAAATTCCTATTGGGATAGCACCTTACAATACTTACAATACATTAGTAGTGTTTGCTCCAGAAATTAAAGGTTTATGGGATTTTACAGTTGTACCTGGTACAGTGCAATCAGATGGAACCGTAAGACATGATGTAGCAAGTTCAACGTCTGCTATAGTAATGATAAAAAATACAAAGGATAAAGAAGCAGCATGGGAATTCATGAAGTGGTGGACTGATAAAGAAACGCAGGTTCGTTTTGGTAGAGAGATGGAAGCGCTGATGGGAGAAGCTGCGCGTTATCCCACAGCAAACGTTGAAGCATTGGAGGAACTGCCATGGCCTGTTAAGGATTATCAAAATCTAAAAGAACAATGGAAATGGGTCAGGGGGATTCCGCAGGTGCCGGGTGGTTATTTCACAGGAAGGCATCTTGATAATGCTTTCAGAAAAGTAGTGAATAGTGGCGAGAATTACAGAGAAGCGCTATTGGACCATGTGATTTATATCAATGACGAAATTAAGATTAAACGGCAGGAGTTTAATCTACCGTATTAA
- a CDS encoding ABC transporter substrate-binding protein, which translates to MICCLQTLLYEESSTVKDEVTEKPAEEKPTEEKPAEEKPTEEKPVEESKATPEMDFDLGGRTIKVVAWWDMSITGEDPASVKRRENLEALMKKHNFKIEYQAIDYGEYHDKLIASLMAGQPIGDIVRIGKSFMIPTLVKQDFFWPIEEEWIKNDRVFNQKYTKEFFQYKGKGYAFSNAADMATGIIYNKTLMKKLGLKPLQQYVDEDKWTWDTFIEVAKSANRDTDNDGKIDTWGLASGGFLEQALAANETDLVAGDKQNLDDPRVIEALNFISRLHTEGVPRPSEGGDWREPRNFFVQGNTLMYAGADWEIGGLKNDMPDYELGFLPFPKGPSASGYHACEPLVQAIAIPKAVSNARELVYIWEKIYDIPDELREEYPNQNWYESLFEDEADINNLRMAAAGMRITDRASYPSLPYWDFLGELTSGVSVSTLIEKYKAPFQAAIDEVWKK; encoded by the coding sequence TTGATTTGTTGTTTACAAACACTATTATACGAGGAGAGCAGTACAGTCAAGGACGAGGTAACAGAAAAGCCGGCAGAAGAAAAGCCAACTGAAGAAAAGCCGGCGGAAGAAAAACCAACCGAAGAAAAGCCGGTTGAAGAATCAAAAGCAACACCTGAAATGGATTTTGACCTAGGTGGGCGGACCATTAAAGTTGTAGCATGGTGGGATATGTCAATTACAGGCGAAGACCCTGCTAGTGTAAAAAGGAGAGAAAATTTAGAGGCTTTAATGAAAAAGCACAACTTTAAAATTGAATATCAGGCAATTGATTACGGTGAATATCATGACAAATTGATTGCTTCTTTAATGGCAGGTCAGCCAATTGGCGATATTGTCCGAATAGGAAAGTCTTTCATGATTCCAACGCTGGTAAAACAGGATTTCTTCTGGCCAATAGAGGAAGAATGGATTAAAAATGATAGGGTGTTTAATCAAAAATACACCAAAGAATTTTTCCAATACAAGGGCAAAGGTTATGCTTTTTCGAATGCTGCAGACATGGCGACAGGTATTATCTATAATAAGACTTTAATGAAGAAATTGGGATTAAAGCCACTTCAGCAATATGTAGATGAAGATAAATGGACATGGGATACGTTTATCGAGGTAGCAAAATCAGCCAATCGAGATACAGACAATGATGGTAAGATAGACACCTGGGGACTTGCATCAGGTGGATTCCTTGAACAAGCTCTGGCTGCCAATGAAACGGACTTAGTAGCTGGAGACAAACAAAATCTTGATGACCCAAGGGTAATTGAAGCTCTGAACTTCATTTCGCGGCTTCATACAGAAGGCGTTCCCAGGCCTTCGGAAGGTGGAGATTGGAGAGAACCACGGAATTTCTTTGTGCAAGGTAATACTCTGATGTACGCTGGGGCTGACTGGGAGATAGGTGGGCTTAAGAATGATATGCCAGATTATGAGCTTGGTTTTCTGCCGTTCCCTAAAGGGCCAAGTGCAAGTGGTTACCATGCTTGTGAACCACTCGTTCAAGCCATAGCAATCCCTAAGGCAGTATCCAATGCTCGGGAATTGGTGTATATTTGGGAGAAGATTTATGACATTCCTGACGAACTCCGTGAAGAGTATCCCAATCAAAATTGGTATGAGAGCCTTTTTGAAGATGAAGCAGATATAAACAATCTCAGGATGGCTGCGGCGGGTATGAGAATTACTGACCGCGCTTCATATCCATCTCTACCTTACTGGGACTTCCTTGGAGAACTGACCAGCGGAGTCTCGGTATCTACGTTAATTGAGAAATACAAGGCACCATTCCAGGCTGCAATTGATGAAGTGTGGAAGAAGTAA
- a CDS encoding IS110 family transposase — MNKLFVGLDLSLKDYKVSIIDQNGVEVVKPFSVTNDQVGADILIDTILRCCKALAVDTLFIGLESTSVYGWHIQHLLADSPQLKPYHPHIICFNPKLIENFKKSLGNLPKNDWVDANTIAERLRFGRLPKSCPVDFRYLALQRLTRYRYHLVENLAREKSYYLSNLFLKFSAICQDKVFSNNFGASATELFHEFLTVEDIATRSLDELIDFIMEHGKKHFECPLATAKALKEAAAKSYRLNASVDNSLSFVLKSCLENVKALEKQIKAVDKAIEKELPLFKNEFLCLTSVKGIGPVLAAGLISEIGGISRFENDNALAKFAGLYWSEYQSGDFTADDTFIRKTGNHYLRYYFIQAAEQLRKYLPEFADYYSRKYNESKTHHHKRALVLTARKAVRLVFALLRDEKLYNPSARKGDVSLN, encoded by the coding sequence GTGAATAAGCTCTTTGTAGGCCTTGACCTCAGCCTTAAGGATTACAAGGTATCTATCATCGACCAGAATGGGGTTGAAGTCGTCAAACCTTTCTCAGTCACCAATGACCAAGTTGGGGCTGATATCCTTATAGATACTATACTCAGGTGCTGTAAGGCTTTAGCTGTTGATACCCTGTTCATCGGCCTTGAATCTACTTCAGTGTATGGCTGGCATATACAGCATCTATTGGCTGATTCCCCACAGCTTAAGCCTTATCACCCTCACATTATTTGCTTTAACCCCAAACTCATTGAAAACTTCAAAAAGTCCCTGGGCAATCTCCCTAAAAATGATTGGGTGGATGCCAACACCATCGCAGAAAGACTTCGTTTCGGTAGGCTACCCAAGTCGTGCCCTGTGGATTTTAGATACCTTGCTCTCCAAAGGCTTACTCGCTACAGGTATCACCTTGTGGAAAACCTGGCTCGGGAAAAATCCTACTACCTGAGCAATCTGTTTCTTAAATTCAGTGCTATATGCCAGGACAAGGTTTTCTCTAACAACTTCGGGGCCTCCGCTACAGAACTGTTCCATGAGTTTCTTACCGTAGAGGATATTGCGACTCGATCGCTTGATGAACTCATTGATTTTATTATGGAACATGGCAAAAAGCATTTTGAATGTCCACTGGCCACCGCTAAAGCCTTAAAAGAGGCAGCTGCAAAATCTTACAGGCTTAACGCTTCTGTGGATAACTCACTAAGCTTTGTGCTTAAATCCTGCCTTGAAAACGTAAAGGCTCTGGAAAAGCAAATCAAAGCTGTGGATAAAGCCATTGAAAAGGAGCTGCCCCTTTTTAAAAACGAGTTCCTGTGCTTAACTTCAGTCAAAGGTATTGGTCCCGTCCTGGCTGCTGGCCTTATATCTGAAATAGGGGGCATTTCTCGCTTCGAGAACGATAACGCTTTGGCCAAATTTGCAGGTCTGTATTGGTCTGAATACCAGTCTGGAGACTTTACTGCTGATGATACTTTTATCAGAAAGACTGGGAACCACTACCTCAGATACTACTTCATACAGGCCGCAGAACAGCTCAGGAAGTATTTACCCGAATTTGCTGACTATTACTCTCGCAAGTACAACGAAAGCAAGACCCATCATCATAAGAGGGCTTTGGTGCTTACAGCCCGTAAGGCGGTAAGGTTAGTCTTCGCTCTGCTGCGCGATGAAAAACTTTACAATCCATCCGCCAGGAAAGGAGATGTTAGTTTAAACTAA
- a CDS encoding DUF5060 domain-containing protein: MSKFIYPKTVEKWCVFEVTVKGPSDGNPFIDYKMRGTFHSKNETKTVEGFYDGDGIYKVRFMPSFEGKYRFAVEVNFSDKVYEGEFTVTPASKNNHGPVRVANTYHFAYEDGTPYYPIGTTCYAWVHQKMELQEKTLETLKDSVFNKVRFCIFPKHYLYNLNEPLTYPYEGTPCDSSFLNEENFSFSQEFKGNSWDFKRFNPKHFQLIEKRIQDLMDLGIEADLILWHPYDRWGFSKMSKEEDDLYLNYVIARFAAYRNVWWSLANEYDLLKTKTLQDWERFASIICEKDPYNHLRSIHNCMALYDFSRPWVTHCSIQRIDVYKTTEYVDEWRTRFKKPVIFDELGYEGDIDQGWGNLTGQEVVRRFWEAVCRGGYATHGETFVNPENILWWSHGGKLRGESAERLKFLYKILCETPGHGLRPHRLSWDEVVAVPDTPLNMGEYYLIYYGFNRPSFRRFYFDDNTKYKVEIIDTWNMTITDAGIYKVIR; encoded by the coding sequence ATGTCTAAATTTATTTATCCTAAAACAGTTGAGAAGTGGTGTGTCTTTGAAGTAACTGTAAAGGGGCCTTCTGATGGAAATCCTTTTATAGATTATAAGATGAGAGGAACATTTCATAGTAAAAATGAAACAAAAACTGTGGAGGGTTTTTATGACGGTGATGGTATATATAAAGTTCGATTTATGCCTTCTTTTGAAGGGAAATATAGATTTGCCGTTGAAGTAAATTTTTCTGATAAAGTATATGAAGGCGAGTTTACGGTTACTCCAGCATCAAAAAATAATCATGGTCCTGTAAGAGTAGCAAATACTTATCATTTTGCTTATGAAGATGGTACACCGTATTATCCAATTGGTACCACATGTTATGCTTGGGTACACCAAAAAATGGAATTACAAGAAAAGACTTTAGAAACGCTTAAAGACAGCGTATTTAATAAAGTTCGTTTTTGTATATTTCCAAAACATTATCTCTATAACTTAAATGAGCCGTTAACATATCCCTATGAAGGAACTCCATGTGATAGTTCTTTTTTAAATGAAGAAAATTTTAGCTTTTCACAGGAATTTAAAGGTAATAGTTGGGATTTTAAGCGTTTTAATCCCAAACATTTCCAATTGATAGAAAAGCGTATTCAAGATTTAATGGATTTGGGAATCGAAGCAGATTTAATACTTTGGCATCCATACGATCGATGGGGTTTCAGTAAGATGAGTAAGGAAGAAGATGATTTATATTTAAATTATGTTATTGCTCGTTTTGCTGCTTATAGAAATGTATGGTGGTCACTTGCAAATGAATATGATTTACTTAAAACTAAAACTTTACAAGATTGGGAACGATTTGCTTCTATAATTTGCGAAAAAGATCCGTATAATCATTTGAGATCTATACATAATTGTATGGCACTTTATGATTTTTCAAGGCCTTGGGTCACACATTGTAGTATTCAAAGAATTGATGTATATAAAACTACTGAGTATGTTGATGAATGGAGAACACGATTTAAAAAACCAGTTATATTTGATGAACTAGGTTATGAAGGAGATATTGATCAAGGATGGGGTAACCTTACAGGACAGGAGGTAGTGAGGCGTTTTTGGGAGGCTGTATGTCGTGGCGGTTATGCTACCCATGGAGAAACTTTTGTTAATCCAGAAAATATTTTATGGTGGAGTCATGGCGGCAAACTTCGTGGAGAAAGTGCTGAGCGTTTAAAGTTTCTATATAAAATCCTATGTGAGACACCTGGACATGGTCTAAGGCCACATAGATTATCATGGGATGAAGTCGTTGCCGTACCTGATACGCCGTTGAACATGGGTGAATACTATTTAATATATTACGGTTTTAATCGTCCTAGTTTTAGAAGATTTTATTTTGATGACAATACAAAATATAAAGTGGAAATTATTGACACATGGAATATGACTATCACGGATGCAGGAATTTATAAAGTAATTCGGTAA
- a CDS encoding polysaccharide deacetylase family protein, producing the protein MNIKFDLFPHGKTKALTMSYDDGQIFDRRLVEIFNAYGIKGTFHLNSGNLGKELFVSPDEVARLYNGHEVSVHTRTHPFLNCIPIEAVVEEIIEDRKALESLVGYPVKGMSYPFGVYNQKIVDMLPGLGIEYARTVTSHHDFRIPDNFLTWSPTCHHNDNLMEMGRRFLDYKYKGKLKLMYVWGHSFEFERENNWQLIEDFCKLMSNRENIWYATNVEIMRYIKALRALEFSAKGDIVYNPTAVSVWLRVDDQPIEIKSGQTVRL; encoded by the coding sequence ATGAATATCAAATTTGATTTGTTCCCTCACGGAAAAACAAAAGCTTTGACCATGAGCTACGACGATGGACAAATATTTGACAGGAGGCTTGTTGAAATTTTTAACGCGTACGGAATAAAAGGGACTTTTCATTTAAACTCGGGGAATCTCGGGAAAGAGCTTTTTGTTTCGCCAGATGAAGTCGCACGGCTGTATAATGGGCATGAGGTATCAGTTCATACAAGAACCCATCCGTTCTTAAATTGTATACCTATTGAAGCTGTAGTAGAAGAAATAATCGAAGACAGAAAAGCTCTGGAGTCCCTGGTTGGGTATCCGGTAAAAGGGATGTCCTATCCTTTTGGAGTATACAATCAGAAGATTGTAGATATGCTGCCTGGGCTTGGTATTGAATACGCAAGGACTGTTACATCACATCATGATTTTCGTATCCCAGATAACTTTTTAACCTGGTCGCCAACCTGCCACCATAATGATAATTTAATGGAAATGGGACGGAGGTTTTTGGACTATAAATATAAAGGGAAGTTAAAACTCATGTATGTATGGGGACACAGCTTTGAATTTGAAAGGGAGAACAACTGGCAGCTTATAGAAGATTTTTGCAAGCTTATGTCGAACAGGGAAAATATCTGGTATGCAACTAACGTTGAGATAATGAGATACATAAAAGCGTTGAGAGCTCTTGAATTTTCGGCAAAGGGGGATATAGTATACAACCCCACAGCTGTATCTGTTTGGTTAAGAGTAGACGATCAGCCCATTGAGATCAAAAGCGGTCAGACTGTTAGACTGTAG
- the purD gene encoding phosphoribosylamine--glycine ligase: MKILVVGGGGREHALVWKISQSPRVSKIYCAPGNGGISELAECVNIPATDVEGIVRFAKQNDIDLTVVAPDDPLAMGMVDALQTEGLRAFGPTRNAAMIESSKVFAKNLMQKYGIPTAKYRVFDNYDQAVKYVEQIEYPVVIKAEGLALGKGVVIASDVCEAKEALKAMMVDKVFGQAGLRVVIEEHLTGPEVSVLAFTDGRTVIPMVSAQDHKRAYDGDQGPNTGGMGAFSPSRVYTPDIAREVEDCIIRPTIKAMVEEGRPFKGVLYFGLMLTEQGPRVLEYNARFGDPETQVVLPRLKTDIVDIFEAVIDERLDEINIEWEDNAAVCVVLASGGYPKSYKTGYEISGIEEVLKDPDIIVFHAGTKKIDGKYYTNGGRVLGVTAIAKDLDTAIQKAYQNVEKIHFENMHYRKDIGRK, from the coding sequence ATGAAGATATTGGTTGTAGGTGGCGGGGGACGTGAGCACGCCCTGGTGTGGAAAATAAGTCAGAGCCCAAGGGTTTCAAAGATTTACTGCGCACCGGGTAATGGCGGTATATCGGAGCTCGCCGAGTGCGTCAATATACCTGCCACCGATGTGGAGGGAATAGTCCGCTTTGCAAAGCAAAACGATATAGATTTAACCGTTGTGGCGCCCGATGACCCTCTGGCCATGGGAATGGTGGATGCTCTTCAGACCGAAGGCCTCCGGGCTTTTGGTCCTACTCGGAATGCTGCCATGATAGAGAGCAGCAAGGTGTTTGCCAAAAACCTTATGCAGAAGTATGGAATTCCTACAGCAAAGTACAGAGTTTTCGATAATTACGACCAAGCGGTCAAATACGTGGAGCAAATAGAATATCCTGTCGTCATAAAAGCCGAGGGGCTGGCACTTGGCAAAGGTGTTGTAATTGCCAGTGATGTTTGTGAGGCAAAAGAAGCGCTAAAAGCTATGATGGTGGATAAGGTATTTGGTCAGGCTGGTCTGCGTGTGGTCATTGAAGAGCACCTGACCGGTCCTGAAGTTTCAGTATTGGCTTTTACAGATGGCAGAACCGTCATACCCATGGTCAGCGCCCAGGACCACAAAAGGGCATACGATGGAGACCAGGGTCCCAATACGGGAGGGATGGGGGCTTTCTCGCCAAGCCGCGTATATACACCCGACATAGCAAGGGAAGTGGAGGACTGCATAATCAGGCCCACCATAAAGGCCATGGTTGAGGAGGGAAGGCCCTTTAAAGGGGTGTTGTATTTTGGTTTGATGCTTACCGAGCAGGGACCTCGAGTGCTGGAATATAACGCCAGATTTGGTGATCCAGAGACACAGGTGGTTTTGCCCCGCCTTAAGACCGATATAGTGGATATTTTTGAAGCGGTGATCGATGAACGGCTTGATGAGATAAACATCGAATGGGAGGACAATGCAGCCGTCTGTGTAGTTCTAGCATCAGGAGGTTATCCCAAATCCTACAAGACGGGATATGAGATTTCAGGTATTGAGGAGGTATTAAAAGACCCCGATATAATAGTGTTTCATGCAGGCACCAAGAAGATTGATGGAAAATACTATACAAATGGGGGCAGGGTGCTGGGCGTAACGGCCATTGCAAAGGACCTGGATACTGCTATACAGAAGGCTTATCAAAATGTGGAGAAGATACATTTTGAGAATATGCATTACCGTAAGGATATAGGTAGGAAATGA
- the purH gene encoding bifunctional phosphoribosylaminoimidazolecarboxamide formyltransferase/IMP cyclohydrolase, which yields MKRRAIISVSDKTGIVEFARVLNGMGVEIVSTGGTAKTLAKAGIPVINVSDVTGFPECLDGRVKTLHPAIHAGVLAIRSNEQHMKQLESLSIQPIDFVVINLYPFKQTILKGDVKLEEAIENIDIGGPTLLRAAAKNYQDVTVVVDPADYAVVLDELQRYGEVSQETKFKLAVKVFEHTAHYDALIADYLRKQVKDAGFPELLTLTYEKVQDLRYGENPHQRAVFYREVLPVPGSLTGARQLHGKELSFNNINDTNGALDLLREFDEPTVVAVKHANPCGVASAPTIYEAYMKAYEADPVSIFGGIVVANRQIDAQTAAEINKIFIEIVVAPSYTDEALEILKRKKNIRILQLENISARPPRGIWDTRKVLGGLLVQDLDTELLPDMSQLKVVTEKKPTDAEMEDLIFAWKVVKHTKSNGIAIAKNKQSLGIGPGQVNRIWAVEQAIQRSGDKVKGAVLASDAFFPFPDCVEAAVKAGISAIIQPGGSIRDQESIDACNKYGIAMVFTGMRHFKH from the coding sequence ATGAAAAGGCGTGCCATAATAAGCGTGTCGGATAAAACCGGCATTGTAGAGTTTGCCAGGGTGCTGAACGGTATGGGGGTGGAGATAGTATCCACCGGCGGAACTGCCAAGACATTGGCTAAAGCTGGAATTCCCGTAATAAACGTGAGTGATGTCACGGGTTTTCCTGAGTGCCTGGATGGCAGAGTAAAAACGCTGCACCCTGCCATTCACGCCGGAGTGCTTGCTATAAGAAGCAACGAGCAGCACATGAAACAGCTTGAGTCTCTGAGCATCCAGCCCATCGATTTCGTGGTCATCAACCTGTATCCTTTCAAACAGACTATACTCAAGGGCGATGTGAAGCTTGAAGAAGCCATAGAGAACATAGATATTGGCGGGCCGACCTTGCTCAGGGCGGCTGCTAAGAATTATCAGGATGTGACGGTGGTTGTGGACCCTGCCGATTATGCCGTAGTGCTTGATGAACTACAAAGATATGGCGAAGTGTCACAGGAAACCAAATTTAAGCTGGCAGTCAAGGTGTTTGAACATACAGCACATTATGATGCGCTCATTGCCGATTATCTGAGAAAGCAGGTTAAGGATGCAGGTTTTCCTGAGCTTCTCACTCTTACTTACGAGAAGGTGCAGGACCTGCGTTATGGGGAAAATCCGCATCAAAGAGCGGTGTTTTACAGAGAAGTGCTGCCGGTGCCGGGTAGCCTAACAGGGGCCAGGCAGCTCCATGGCAAGGAGCTTTCCTTCAATAACATCAACGATACCAACGGGGCTTTGGACCTCTTGAGGGAGTTCGATGAACCTACCGTGGTGGCTGTAAAACACGCCAATCCCTGCGGTGTGGCCAGCGCTCCGACCATATATGAGGCTTACATGAAGGCGTATGAGGCTGACCCAGTGTCCATATTCGGCGGAATAGTGGTGGCGAATCGCCAAATAGACGCACAGACCGCAGCAGAGATAAACAAGATATTCATAGAGATCGTGGTAGCGCCTTCATATACCGACGAGGCTCTGGAAATATTGAAGAGGAAGAAAAACATTCGCATACTGCAGCTTGAGAATATCTCGGCAAGACCCCCAAGAGGAATTTGGGATACGCGCAAGGTGCTGGGTGGTTTGTTGGTACAGGACCTGGATACAGAGCTTTTGCCCGATATGTCTCAGCTTAAAGTGGTAACAGAGAAAAAGCCCACAGATGCCGAGATGGAAGACCTGATATTTGCATGGAAGGTGGTAAAGCATACTAAGTCCAATGGCATCGCCATAGCCAAGAACAAGCAGTCATTAGGGATAGGTCCGGGTCAGGTTAACCGCATCTGGGCAGTGGAGCAGGCGATACAGAGAAGTGGGGATAAGGTGAAAGGTGCAGTGCTGGCATCTGACGCGTTTTTCCCGTTCCCTGACTGCGTGGAGGCCGCTGTAAAGGCCGGCATTTCGGCCATAATTCAGCCAGGTGGGTCAATAAGGGACCAGGAGTCCATTGACGCCTGCAACAAGTATGGGATTGCTATGGTATTTACTGGAATGAGGCATTTCAAACACTAA